The Argiope bruennichi chromosome 5, qqArgBrue1.1, whole genome shotgun sequence genome segment AACaaacttctgttttattttttgtcttaattttttggttttgttttgagaaatcatttattttgatggatttttttttgaaatttttttgaatacatctgtagataaaaaagatttttttatatatttttatatgtgttttcCTAGAATTAAAAAGGTTATTTCTTTCATGAAGttgcatattttagaaaaattatcttacttttaaaacaattaattttgattttttttaacatctattcTGGTATCCAATGACTAATTGTGCTATTTTCATTCAGTTTCAGTTTGTAAATTCCTTCTTGTCACTGTTTTACATTGCTTTTTATTTGCAAGatatggaaaaattaaaagaagtaagtaatgattttaaacaatttatatatatattttgttatgttttgcAGTGTATAAATTAAcgcatttatatttcagtttttcatcATATTCTAATTTCTGAATGTAGACAAAGTATCGTTAATGCATTTTATCATTACTAATGAAGTTCATTAGTCATTAGTGAAGTTCATTAAATgctaaatactgaaattttttgttttgtccattaagatattctttaaatagctatatgataaatatatgaagaatttctgaattattttaaaaaagaacatctattaattaaaaagtaaaagaaagaacattttaattaaattttgaaacatgtattaaataggattttttttattgctaaagtCGGTATTAAGTGTAATGATGATAAAGaatgtgatttaaaaatgaatgtgttcATAAAACTACTTAATGAATTCCAAAGATCAAAGGATATATAATTTCTGCTTTAATATTTATGTCAAtgcaattttgaagaaaatgtattcTTTCATATCTTTAGAAGAGACCCTTGTATCATTACTTTGAATTAGAACAAAAATACTTTAGTGAAGAATGCCATTTTTCCTTTAGCATTATTAAAAAGTTCCAACATACAAGCAtacagaaataagatatttatttgaaaatgccaCAACTTTCTTGAAAATCaacattttctgtaaatatctCTTATTGTagggaattattttgaaaaatttaggtTGTTTAtcgattgatttttatttaaaaaattaatttacagaatggGTAAAAGTATGTTGATTCAAATGGCTTAGAAATCACACTTAATCCATTATTGAAATGCTTCTAGAATGCtgataatattcattttcttaatcagTGCAAAAATTTCTTGccttatttaatagaatattataacttttatgattcttttttattatatgatattataatGGCTgcaatcttatttataaattgatactTATTAATTacagagagaaaagaaaattcatctaAGTTtcataaacattgaaattttctatGTGTGCAAATTGCAGTTAATTCTCTTTATAACAGTAGTTACATAGAAGTTATTATtatgagaattttaaattcaactttaataattcataaaaatgttcattttataataatgacaaaaatatctaacacattcatttttatttcatgaataaaaaaaatcatttctgatttaatattaaatatattatttctataaaaacagattttaaggTCCCATCTATAagaagtgataaaaataatttagactagtatatttttttgaacatttgccagtttattttaaaaagtggattTAAATTACTAGTGTTCCACCTTCGAGGCATCCATCAAGCAataacaatttgtttatttttcatatatactgtttaaagtcttatttaaattttcaaatgatttgaaaGCTGAAATGTATGAGTTCTTAACATGTGGAATAAAcagtttaattctttaaaattgcttaattatGTATTACTAAGATATTTTAACCTTTGACTGtctatttaagaaagaaatatggaaaagacagtattttacatataaaattcacatttaatttcagtaaaaatttattctgagcTCTTTTCCTCTGAGATAACCTAGCATTAAGAATATTCGTGAGATTATGCAAATGAATAAGtagatgaattgaataaaaaaaattatttggcttGAACGAAAAAACAGATAAATTGGGATTAAAATCTCAAACATTGCTACATTATGTAAATAAGAATTCCGGAGTGAGGAGAACTTtctcttttatcttttatatcatttgaaaatgatGCTAAACTACTTTAATTTGATTAtactaaatgttaaatttatattttttattgttaattgaaatgttttatataataattaagattcaTCCTTAATATATGctcaatttaattgttaaaatgcaTAGCTGAAAAAGATATCACTGATATGATTGGtatgattttaaatgtaatgcttcattaatatgaatttttctgtttgtttgtttagcAATTAGCAGCTTTATTAATTACAAGACAAGTTGTGGGGAACATCAAAGAATCTTTCATTCCATTCTTAACTGAAACATTGAAATTAGCTCATTTGGGAGCAGATCATTCAGTTCATACGCCTTCTGGGTCTGAAAATGAACAGAAAGATTTCAGTTCTGATCAAGAAAGTGATGCTGTGTCTTCAGCTGCCTCAACACCTGttcatgaaaatacaaaaaagaaaaaaaattacaataatcttACACAGGCTGAAGTAGAAAGTGCTATGTATAAGGTAAATAATTAGAGTAGATTATATAAATCTGTACATTGCCTTAAAActaatagtattaataaaaattctaaaataaattatatgcttatttcattgacaataattatctttttaatttcagtatgaAGGTACTTTTGAAGATTATCTTGAAATGTTCATACAGTTCGGTtatgttattttgttttcatctgcCTTTCCAATGGCTGCTATGTGTGCATTAATGAATAATGTCATTGAAATAAGAAGTGATGCTTTCAAACTTTGTATGATTTTCCAACGTCCCTTTGGTCAAAGAGCTGAAAATATTGGTACTTGGCAAGTAAGTTTTTGGacatgcataattaattttttatttcttaaatttaaatttacagttagAATTTGAGttcacgattaaatatttgtactgtatatttcattatatttattactttgaattttcaagaaatttattctttaaaatatagataatatcattttttctttaaacaaaatacttGAAGAAAATCACTTTGAATGATAAGTTGAATTTAATGGAAGAGGGAAATAAAAAGTgtttagaaattaaacaattcCTAAATCCAGAAAATTTTCTGCTGTTTGAAATCTGTCATtggcatatataaaataaatgagctTCAGCAGAATAGTACCACAGTATTCCTTATGGatctaaaaacagaaaatagctccattatttcttttgcaaattaaaataggGTACAATGTGAGAAATCATAATTTCCTGCTGCTTTTCTGgtgaaaattttattgtgtaaTAATTAAGTGATCTAAACATACTAGTTCTCCCTtgaaagaaattacataaaataaatgtcaagaAAAGTTTTATCtagtaaaaaaagaagcattaattaaatacctgtgatgatttttacaaaatgtaactACCAACAtaagcagaaaatgaaatttttttttaaaaaatgaacagagTCTATTTAGTGTATAACCTTTCATACACTAAATAGACTGAGAGAGGAGATTGAGAGAATAGACTTGAGACTTTTCATATACTAAATGGATGAGATAATTAGTCAAGAAGTAGAATAAAGGAAATGTAAATTGTATCTTGAGGGAAGTGTTGCTTTTAATTAACTACTTATATATTCTAAAGCAAATGTACTGATCAGacacaaatgaattaaaatattctttggatTCATTTATCCTCATTTaatctgaatgaaattaaaattatttttatgtacaatggatgcacatatataataattcaaaattttcaaattataatataacaaataatatacaatatatatatatatatatatatataaagcatcaCATGATTTTAGGTATGAGCATCATGTTAGCAAAAAGCTCCGAAAATATTCACCTATTACCTTACACATTCTTTTCATGTTTAATTGCTATTTAGGACGCAATGGAAGTAATGGGTGTGATTGCTGTTATTGTAAATTGTGCTTTGATTGGAATGTCAGGACAAGTGCAGAGAATGTTTCCTAACCTGTCTACTCAAGGCactattattcttattataattttagaggTAAGtgattgttttagaaaatatcaatcttcatattttttataatagcttGCAACATTGAACTTATATTGAGACACTTACAAAAGTcagcatttttgaatttatcaaatacttttataattaacttCTATAATGATACTTttggaaattaaagatttttctgaACTATTGCaactgtgattataaaaatgtgtggTTTATATTATCATTACTTTTATTGTTCTTGATGGAAACTATATAtagtttcaaatcaaaataatgaacagAACTCTTCATAATTAACTAATTCTATGTTtggaaatcaaaatatgaaagatattttgtgaagttatttttttaaaaaataagcatttatagttacttaaaattttagtaaaagtaCCACTTTCGGCCATTAAACATCAACCTTCTTATTGCATATTTGGTTATgttgaatttctaaataatatattgactcgttgtttttaattaatatgttttctcTCTAAATTACcttgaatgaaaaatttgttaacaatatatggttatataaatgaatcattgctttataaaaaaagataaagaaagcaatattatttaagaaacttGAAAATGGAAAGATAAcaatagttaatttatattaccctaaaaatgtagaaataaatctATGTGAATCGAGGAATTGATAATTattgttaagattatttttatggagtatttcatataaataagatGTTACAGATCACACATCATTAATCAGAATAACATATATTAGTAAATCCCCAAATGAATTGCGTATTGTCTTGATAATCCATTAGCATGACTAATCAGATTTGCTGTGATGCCTCATCTCatctgtattttttaatgttcataatttattttaatactttatctgTTGAAGATAAacatgttcataattttttccgATTGCTATTCACAGAAATTGATTCTCAGTCTACTATTTAAATTGTTacattaatctatatttttttgacATTCGTCAGTATAACTAAGTTTTGTATGTGGTTATTATATAACATATCAATTagttattttgtgtttattttcataCTCAATACAGCTTAcactaattattttatactttttgttgTAGCACCTCATTCTCTCTATAAAATTTGGGATTGCATATGCAATTCCTGATGTTCCTCAATGGGTAGCAACAAAAATGGCTAAAGTAGAATTTCAGCGTCGGGAAGCAGTAAAGGTTGGTGGATTTTTAGTAATTGCTGTGCAGCTCTTAGTAAATCTGtgttttcagaatttcatttctaattggaagcatttatatttttcatctgaaacaattcttcaaaatttaaaaataaggttgttttctttaattatactaaatatttctttttacttcaattttgtctttagtttgagaattttttgcctatatttaaaaaaattatcagtattagatttggatatatttttaaaaaagaaagttgtgTGTAAGACAAATGTAACataaattgtgtaaatatttaaatcatttccttcattatttttttctatttttaattatcatgcaatgaagaaattataaaaaaataataaaataattattcatttttgatactttagtacaaaaattatttcatgttaataaatTGTTACTAAAAGttgattattgttttttttaatatggatatttaaattattataattaaaggaaataaaagtttatttcaccAATCATATTTGCCCTCCTAAATTTATATTGTCCTAtggtaagaaaattttaatagatatatttccatgattattttgtcttatttttctttattagtatttttttttttatttcaatggaaattGATCATGTATATTTAAACCctgctttaaattataaactaattattcaaaggttttataaaattttcaaggtTTAATTACAGCATTCTTAGctgttaaaaatagattattcagaattttagcaCAAGCTTTGTAGTTTATATCAGATGTCTAAGTATAAAAACCCTAAAACAGAATTAACTTTCATGATTGTACCATTTTTATACTTAACTTTTGGGtacattctgttttttttaaaaaaactacttcgACTTTTCAGCATTTCCATCGAAATTccttattgaagaaaaaaaggaaaatggagACAAAGAGTAACAGCTTTGACTCTTCCACACCAAgttctaaatattctaaaaaatcaaccaacaaatgcaaagaaaaagcCTGCCAAACTGAAACCATTCATCCTCTCCAAAGAGAGAGTTCTATTTCAGAAGAACTTGTGTTAGGTTCTTCACCATCTATTTCTGCCAACAAAAATGAAGTAACTGATAAATTAAATCCTAGCATTAAGTTGTCTCCTGTACATGGCGATCCTGCTAGCAGTCCTCTTTGTAATGCGGAACTAATAGAAAATCAAGCCAAAAATAGCCCAACTGGCGCAAGTGGGACTtgcaaaaatattctagaaattccATGTGAAAATATTCCTGTAATCCAAAAGGACATGGATGCCATGAGTATCAATTTTGAAACTCCATACTTGTCAAATCCTAAGCGTGTACAAAGAAAGTTGAGTTTACCACAGATCAAAATTCTTAAGAAGAATTCCTCTCAGGAATCAGATTCTCCTCCTGATGTTGCACAATCTGCTGGAAcaggaaataaaaagtttttttccaatACTTCAAACTCTGGAAGCAGCTCTCGTTTCTTTACTACTTTGAAGAAGCGTAAACATGCACTAAAGAGAGCACTGTCATTCCAAAATTCATCAACTAGTAGTGATGATAAAGTACCTCTGGAGCAAAACAGTGGTAAAGAAAAGAAACCTAGTGATGATCTAAATtcagtgtaaattttttttcattgttcaatGTTATTAGTGTGTTCATGGATTGGTGCTGTATTCCTGTATGCATTCATCATGGGctatttaaaatgcaatcattATAAATGGTTTGTTCatctttcattcattcatcattttttgttgtttgttttttgaaTGCTACATTTATAGAATTTCATTGTAAATCACTAATTTTGTCTACTCTCTtgattttaagagaaattaatttaaatattgagagTGATTTATGCTGTcgccatattattatttttaagtaattttgcaGTTAATTCGTTACAAAAACTAATTagttgttatataattaaaaataattaaaatttattagttttttatttatatatgaaaaattgcaaaaattataaattcttcaaattgaTATACAtctggataaaaaataaattcagaaatccTCTTTGTAGATAATAAGAGAagaagaaatgtataatttagttttttacattattgtaaaattttataactagcTTTATTGAGCTCAATgtctcaattttaatttcatctaacTTTATCATTGCTCAACAGTTTTACTCAATATTCTATTATATTAGTATTTACTgataaattattgcatataatttattaatattattttatgaatttaaaattttttaaatagaaagtatTGATTGATTAATTGTAATGAGTTTCCTTAACTGTCTTTTAAttcccaaatttaatttttaactatgaaaCCAATCTATGTTGTTATCATTCCAACCCACCATTTTTACTACTGTTAAAATAtgatgacttttttaaaaaaatatttcaataaaaaattttttttttaatttttgagaaattatcttACTGTTTATGATCTTTTACAGAAATGTACGgttgagatttaaataaaaaaaattatatacccaGAATTTGTTAGGTCCACATTCTGACTTGAATCCAAATTTTGTTTCTGagtaatataaatttagttttaaatttcattaaaacaaaatattaagatgataagcaaaaaattaatttaaaaaaaatcttttttattggtttttaatatttttatgggcaaagtatcattttatatcaatttttggaacaaaatgtttaaaactttatttcaagttttatttgaaataaagtgttaaaagcttttgtatgaattattaaaatttgtggcTTTCAGCTTTTGcaattttgaaagcaattaaaaGCAGCAAATATATGGGCACattataatatttgttcaatGCAGTACCAGTCCTATAACTTTTTTTAAGGTTTCTGAATAAGATTCATGTACCTGGATCAGAACTGTCTATACAGTTAGTTACCTCCATATAAAATTTGGTGATTTTAAAAACGAGGTGCATTTTTCATTGAGTTTTTGTCAGTGGAGAAATGTTGTTTTGatcttatatttttctaatgattaaagatgtacttttatgaatatttaaattacctTGTCATATGAAAATATCAGTGGGGAAATTTGTTTCCTTAACAAGGTTTTACatattgtatttacatttttcagataatttaaatttgaaatatatatttgggtAATATTACTTAACAAATTTGCATTGATTGTACTTTTTATTTGttgacatttgaatcaaattttggaagtAAGTTCTTcaatctttcaattttattatttttgttgaacaATCGTACTATcatgatagaaattaaaaatcaaaagtgatTTAGTAtcattcttcaatttattttttgattagaaaaattagcaattataaaatttctggaAACGTATTCTACTcgaattgtctttaaaaaaagttacttctttagtttctttttaa includes the following:
- the LOC129968812 gene encoding anoctamin-8-like isoform X2, which gives rise to MKVFIQIVSLFLKPYTAAGRLLRKRISVSRQLLAAGQVWKNSLPSHDCDVVVTFPQSTTEETLVWFLTQLKTNVPELLVEVRHHRHTNVYGFYLTTSYENLLKGAEEMRLRKPLKPQFGGGMKEFVYEERECFNQSENKDLFLSSQERQSIILNLLYGLRASDKDELLHIKFIEGQPIVPKCLAEGVISQVLPLHNSDALNNLKRTWMQAIFKPQPLNDICDYFGVKIAIYFAWLGHYTKALTLPAFFGVFLWLCYYGRDQATEDICFVVFALFNVLWATLYLESWKRHCAELAYRWGTLDIQNELLAEPRPLFTGPLAISPVTGRMEPTYPAWKRNLFRYCVSLPVIAFCLLVVFLVMFLIFELQTWWDRMIDARGFPFWMTLFPKVLLALVINVLDGVYHKIAVWLNDKENYRGEEQYENHLVAKELLFQFVNSFLSLFYIAFYLQDMEKLKEQLAALLITRQVVGNIKESFIPFLTETLKLAHLGADHSVHTPSGSENEQKDFSSDQESDAVSSAASTPVHENTKKKKNYNNLTQAEVESAMYKYEGTFEDYLEMFIQFGYVILFSSAFPMAAMCALMNNVIEIRSDAFKLCMIFQRPFGQRAENIGTWQDAMEVMGVIAVIVNCALIGMSGQVQRMFPNLSTQGTIILIIILEHLILSIKFGIAYAIPDVPQWVATKMAKVEFQRREAVKHFHRNSLLKKKRKMETKSNSFDSSTPSSKYSKKSTNKCKEKACQTETIHPLQRESSISEELVLGSSPSISANKNEVTDKLNPSIKLSPVHGDPASSPLCNAELIENQAKNSPTGASGTCKNILEIPCENIPVIQKDMDAMSINFETPYLSNPKRVQRKLSLPQIKILKKNSSQESDSPPDVAQSAGTGNKKFFSNTSNSGSSSRFFTTLKKRKHALKRALSFQNSSTSSDDKVPLEQNSGKEKKPSDDLNSV
- the LOC129968812 gene encoding anoctamin-8-like isoform X1, yielding MIGSKSESGGTLRNRKKGSRMTLSEAGRLLRKRISVSRQLLAAGQVWKNSLPSHDCDVVVTFPQSTTEETLVWFLTQLKTNVPELLVEVRHHRHTNVYGFYLTTSYENLLKGAEEMRLRKPLKPQFGGGMKEFVYEERECFNQSENKDLFLSSQERQSIILNLLYGLRASDKDELLHIKFIEGQPIVPKCLAEGVISQVLPLHNSDALNNLKRTWMQAIFKPQPLNDICDYFGVKIAIYFAWLGHYTKALTLPAFFGVFLWLCYYGRDQATEDICFVVFALFNVLWATLYLESWKRHCAELAYRWGTLDIQNELLAEPRPLFTGPLAISPVTGRMEPTYPAWKRNLFRYCVSLPVIAFCLLVVFLVMFLIFELQTWWDRMIDARGFPFWMTLFPKVLLALVINVLDGVYHKIAVWLNDKENYRGEEQYENHLVAKELLFQFVNSFLSLFYIAFYLQDMEKLKEQLAALLITRQVVGNIKESFIPFLTETLKLAHLGADHSVHTPSGSENEQKDFSSDQESDAVSSAASTPVHENTKKKKNYNNLTQAEVESAMYKYEGTFEDYLEMFIQFGYVILFSSAFPMAAMCALMNNVIEIRSDAFKLCMIFQRPFGQRAENIGTWQDAMEVMGVIAVIVNCALIGMSGQVQRMFPNLSTQGTIILIIILEHLILSIKFGIAYAIPDVPQWVATKMAKVEFQRREAVKHFHRNSLLKKKRKMETKSNSFDSSTPSSKYSKKSTNKCKEKACQTETIHPLQRESSISEELVLGSSPSISANKNEVTDKLNPSIKLSPVHGDPASSPLCNAELIENQAKNSPTGASGTCKNILEIPCENIPVIQKDMDAMSINFETPYLSNPKRVQRKLSLPQIKILKKNSSQESDSPPDVAQSAGTGNKKFFSNTSNSGSSSRFFTTLKKRKHALKRALSFQNSSTSSDDKVPLEQNSGKEKKPSDDLNSV